A DNA window from Arachis duranensis cultivar V14167 chromosome 3, aradu.V14167.gnm2.J7QH, whole genome shotgun sequence contains the following coding sequences:
- the LOC107481550 gene encoding uncharacterized protein LOC107481550, which translates to MEKRWVTTWFSKWRREGRMCQEMDYVHISDSDLRILDLWSSGQWNLENIYSPLNQSLQSNINSYNPDVQAGSEVGWCWTGAVSKVYDAHSGYLWLSKKMFSWEDRGNWLWLWRQHVPEKHKFLAWLCLREALPTAAFRFRRGISHTDSCPRCFSGQESVLHCIRDCPKVQLVWQALGISDQPVDLMSWFLHNSKQRPFRFFSGFWWIWRSRNNEIFHPHDHWTTYKVIRMALSLEKELRNIFELQRLSIPSTISGSWIPPSVGTFKINCDASYPGSGARVGFACVSRDWKGRWQRGCLGTIESRSILQEELFAIWRDCSGFIDPLVLKIRDIMSWKWRADLRLILRDANTVADIMAKTAMRTLSPQVKLPLP; encoded by the exons atggAGAAGAGATGGGTGACTACTTGGTTTTCTAAATGGAGAAGAGAGGGGCGAATGTGTCAGGAGATGGATTATGTTCACATTTCTGATTCGGATCTCAGGATCTTGGACCTTTGGTCATCTGGACAGTGGAACCTTGAGAATATCTATTCTCCTCTGAATCAGTCTCTGCAGAGCAACATTAACTCTTACAACCCAGATGTTCAAGCTGGTTCAGAGGTTGGTTGGTGTTGGACCGGTGCGGTTTCAAAGGTTTATGATGCTCATAGTGGTTATTTGTGGCTCAGTAAGAAGATGTTTAGTTGGGAGGATAGGGGTaattggctttggctttggcgTCAACATGTTCCGGAAAAGCACAAATTTTTGGCCTGGCTATGTCTTCGAGAGGCTCTTCCTACTGCTGCATTTCGTTTTAGGAGGGGCATTTCGCACACGGATAGTTGTCCACGATGTTTCTCAGGTCAGGAATCGGTATTACATTGTATTCGCGATTGTCCAAAAGTCCAACTTGTTTGGCAAGCTTTAGGGATCTCCGATCAACCAGTGGATTTAATGAGTTGGTTCTTACATAATAGCAAACAACGCCCTTTTAGATTCTTTTCTGGTTTCTGGTGGATTTGGCGTTCGAGGAATAACGAGATCTTTCATCCTCACGACCATTGGACCACATACAAGGTGATTCGTATGGCTTTGTCCTTGGAAAAGGAGCTtcgaaatatttttgagttgcaACGACTGTCTATCCCCTCAACCATTAGTGGCTCTTGGATTCCCCCCTCAGTGGGTacctttaagattaattgtgatgctagctATCCTGGCAGTGGTGCTCGagttggttttgcttgtgttagCAGAGATTGGAAGGGAAGGTGGCAACGAGGTTGTCTGGGAACAATTGAGAGTCGTAGCATTTTGCAAGAAGagttgtttgctatttggagag ATTGCTCTGGGTTTATTGATcctttggtgttaaaaattCGAGATATCATGTCTTGGAAATGGCGTGCTGATCTTCGGTTGATCTTGAGAGATGCAAATACAGTAGCAGACATTATGGCAAAAACCGCAATGAGAACCCTTTCTCCCCAAGTGAAGCTTCCGTTGCCTTGA
- the LOC107481823 gene encoding RING-H2 finger protein ATL51 codes for MKPHFMPQTLSSLSPLMGFLPRKLVLLQPQLQHQNEHMIMNTVSHSPSPSPGPGPGPAPSPSPLQSSLSLPIPIPPKFPFPLIPIRDEGFHVHLLQLGMIIMAGTVGIAMLLCAVSLIRRICCSRRHNRTGGNTPILFHVNGDSAVSGSDFDDDEGALVDHPIWFIRTVGLQQSVIDSITVFVYRKGERLIDGSECSVCLAEFQENDSLRLLPKCSHAFHIPCIDTWLRSHKNCPLCRAPVLHDSGTATSVSTEVIVPEADSNGSGENQENGESSSVRNIGDEDDGGEDGETLEKMNRHRDASITQPMRRSVSMDSSSMFRDLNSDDQDDKITNSSSRIYKLASIAFQKRPRSPFSHNRKCSTSTHSRSHSSTLPL; via the coding sequence ATGAAGCCACACTTTATGCCTCAAACGTTATCCTCTCTTTCGCCGCTCATGGGTTTTCTTCCCAGAAAACTAGTGCTACTGCAACCGCAACTGCAACATCAGAATGAGCATATGATTATGAACACAGTATCACATAGCCCTAGCCCTAGCCCAGGCCCAGGCCCAGGCCCAGCACCTTCTCCTTCCCCTCTTCAATCATCACTGTCACTCCCTATCCCCATCCCGCCAAAGTTCCCTTTCCCTTTAATCCCTATCCGTGATGAAGGGTTTCACGTGCATCTTCTTCAACTTGGCATGATTATCATGGCCGGCACCGTTGGAATCGCGATGCTTCTATGTGCCGTCTCCTTGATCCGAAGGATCTGTTGTTCCCGGAGGCATAACCGCACGGGAGGAAACACGCCTATACTGTTCCATGTTAATGGAGATTCTGCTGTTTCAGGTTCGGATTTCGATGACGATGAGGGAGCCTTGGTTGATCACCCTATATGGTTCATCCGCACCGTGGGGTTGCAGCAATCGGTTATAGATTCCATCACAGTGTTTGTTTACAGAAAAGGCGAGAGGCTAATTGATGGTTCAGAGTGCTCTGTTTGCCTCGCTGAGTTTCAAGAAAACGACTCTCTCAGGCTGTTACCAAAGTGCAGTCACGCCTTTCACATCCCTTGCATTGACACGTGGCTTAGATCGCACAAGAATTGCCCTCTCTGCCGCGCACCCGTTCTTCATGATTCCGGTACCGCAACTTCTGTTAGTACGGAGGTGATAGTTCCCGaggctgattcaaatggttCTGGTGAGAATCAagagaatggtgagagtagtTCAGTGAGGAATATTGGAGATGAGGATGATGGGGGTGAAGATggagaaaccctagaaaagatGAATAGGCACAGAGATGCTTCGATTACACAACCAATGAGGAGGTCGGTTTCCATGGATTCATCATCCATGTTTCGTGATTTGAATTCTGATGATCAAGATGACAAAATCACCAATTCAAGTTCAAGAATATACAAACTGGCTTCAATAGCATTTCAGAAGAGGCCTAGAAGCCCTTTTTCACATAACAGGAAATGCTCCACTTCTACACACTCTAGGAGCCACAGTTCAACTCTCCCTTTGTAG
- the LOC107481824 gene encoding uncharacterized protein LOC107481824 isoform X1 produces the protein MFVMGRSKISYMVPDSNNINQVLVQNPPSTTTHQCSFPTKLLLLLRRLIHSKEADGGSQSKEEERVCSWLYTLAHSQKYIAFEYVASTERGLSFTEAERRLKENGPNVPLEYSFPRWWHLLWNSLFHPFNMILIVLSAMSFIACDDANGCIMLILVFISVALRFCQEYSSSKAAMKLSELVRCPVKVQRCAGRVVQRELIVQVDHRDIVPGDIVIFEPGDLFPGDVRLLSSKHLVVSQASLTGESWTTEKTADIREDQSTPLLDLKNICFMGTSVVSGTGTGLVVSTGSNTYMSTMFSKVGKRKPPDDFEKGLKWIFYLLISVMLVLVTIMFLTDYLTSLNLSNSILFAISVASALNPQMLPLIVNTCLAKGALAMAKDKCIVKSLTAIREMGSMDILCIDKTGTLTMNRAIMVNHVDSKGMPQEQVLRFAFLNSYFKIEQKYPLDDAILAYVYTNGFKFQPSKWRKLDEIPFDFIRRRVSVILETNERQPQFSGRFMVTKGALLEVMRVCSYIANSDKKEGISIFSSDDYNRVLNLSEELSNEGLRVIAVAIKKLGEEASNGIKTSEEGDMIFLGLITFFDPPKASAKEALRRLAEKGVEAKVLTGDSLSLATRVCTEVGIRTSDVITGPELEQLDQESFHETVQRATVLARLTPTQKLRVVQSLQTVGKHVVGFLGDGVNDSLALDAANVSISVDSGVAIAKDMADIILLEKDLNVLVAGVEHGRLTFGNTMKYVKMSVIANLGGVISLLIAILFLKYEPLTSKQLLTQNLLYSVGQIAIPWDKMDGEYVKSPQKWSEKGLPMFILWNGPVCTLCDVAALLFLWFYYNIGADLDEKFFHSAWFIEGLLMQTLIIHLIRTDKIPFIQDIASSPVMCSTLVISAIGIALPFTPIGRIMEFTLLPFSYFGFLLILFLGYFVLGQLVKRLYILLYKRWL, from the exons ATGTTTGTTATGGGCAGATCCAAAATTTCGTACATGGTACCTGATTCCAACAACATAAACCAAGTTCTTGTACAGAATCCTCCTAGTACTACCACCCACCAATGTTCATTCCCAACTAAGCTTCTACTGTTACTGCGCCGCCTCATCCATTCAA AGGAAGCTGATGGGGGTTCACAAAgtaaggaagaagagagagtgtgCTCATGGTTATACACTTTGGCTCACTCTCAGAAATACATTGCCTTCGAGTATGTTGCTTCCACCGAAAGAG GTCTAAGTTTCACTGAAGCAGAGAGGAGGCTAAAGGAAAATGGGCCAAATGTTCCACTTGAGTATTCTTTTCCAAGGTGGTGGCATCTTTTGTGGAATTCTCTTTTCCATCCTTTTAACATGATCCTCATTGTTTTATCTGCAATGTCATTCATTGCTTGTGACGATGCAAATGGATGCATCATGCTTATACTGGTTTTCATTAGTGTTGCCCTTCGTTTCTGTCAG GAATACAGCAGCTCAAAAGCAGCCATGAAACTTTCTGAATTGGTAAGGTGCCCAGTAAAAGTGCAAAGATGCGCTGGTAGAGTTGTGCAGAGAGAGTTAATTGTTCAAGTTGATCACAGGGATATAGTTCCCGGCGACATTGTCATTTTTGAACCTGGTGATCTCTTTCCTGGTGATGTTAGGTTGTTATCTTCAAAGCATCTTGTTGTGAG CCAGGCCTCACTAACTGGGGAATCTTGGACAACTGAGAAAACTGCTGATATCAGAGAAGATCAAAGCACTCCTTTATTAGATTTAAAGAACATCTGCTTCATG GGCACGAGCGTGGTTTCAGGTACTGGAACAGGATTGGTTGTATCGACAGGATCCAATACTTATATGAGCACCATGTTTTCAAAAGTTGGGAAGAGGAAGCCACCAGATGACTTTGAAAAGGGTCTCAAGTGGATATTTTACTTGCTTATTTCAGTTATGCTAGTGCTAGTTACAATTATGTTCTTGACAGATTACCTTACATCACTTAATTTGAGCAACAGCATTCTTTTTGCAATCTCAGTTGCATCTGCCCTCAATCCTCAGATGCTTCCCCTCATTGTGAATACATGTCTAGCCAAAGGAGCACTTGCTATGGCTAAAGACAAGTGTATAGTTAAAAGTTTGACTGCGATTCGCGAGATGGGATCCAT GGATATTCTATGTATTGACAAGACAGGCACACTAACAATGAATCGTGCAATTATGGTTAATCATGTTGACAGCAAAGGGATGCCCCAAGAACAAGTTCTACGCTTTGCATTTCTCAATTCTTACTTCAAGATTGAGCAGAAGTATCCATTGGATGATGCAATTCTTGCATATGTATATACAAATGGATTTAAGTTTCAGCCATCCAAGTGGAGAAAGCTAGATGAGATTCCTTTTGACTTCATAAGAAGAAGAGTATCTGTAATCTTAGAAACAAATGAGAGACAGCCACAGTTCTCTGGCAGGTTCATGGTAACAAAAGGAGCATTGTTAGAAGTCATGAGAGTTTGTTCTTACATTGCAAATTCTGACAAAAAAGAAGGAATCTCGATCTTCTCTTCAGATGACTATAATAGAGTTTTAAATCTTTCAGAAGAACTAAGCAATGAGGGATTAAGGGTTATAGCAGTAGCTATAAAGAAACTTGGAGAGGAAGCAAGTAATGGAATAAAGACAAGTGAGGAGGGAGACATGATATTCCTTGGCCTAATAACATTTTTCGACCCACCAAAGGCATCGGCGAAAGAAGCACTGCGGCGTTTGGCAGAAAAAGGAGTTGAAGCAAAGGTTTTAACAGGTGATTCACTGTCATTGGCAACAAGAGTATGCACTGAAGTTGGCATAAGAACCAGTGATGTGATAACAGGGCCAGAGCTAGAGCAACTTGACCAAGAAAGTTTCCATGAGACGGTTCAACGCGCCACGGTGCTAGCACGCCTGACGCCAACTCAGAAACTGAGAGTGGTACAGTCCTTGCAGACAGTTGGAAAGCATGTGGTTGGATTCTTGGGAGATGGTGTGAATGACTCTCTTGCCCTTGATGCTGCGAATGTTAGCATTTCAGTGGACTCAGGTGTAGCCATAGCCAAAGACATGGCAGATATCATCTTACTTGAGAAGGATCTGAATGTGCTGGTTGCAGGAGTAGAGCACGGTAGACTCACCTTTGGCAACACAATGAAGTATGTGAAAATGTCAGTTATTGCAAACCTGGGAGGCGTGATTTCACTGCTCATAGCAATCTTGTTCCTCAAGTATGAGCCCTTAACCTCTAAACAGCTCCTCACACAGAACTTGCTCTACAGCGTGGGACAAATCGCCATCCCCTGGGACAAAATGGACGGAGAGTATGTGAAGAGTCCTCAGAAATGGTCAGAGAAAGGGTTGCCAATGTTCATATTGTGGAATGGGCCAGTTTGCACTCTCTGTGACGTGGCAGCACTCTTGTTCCTTTGGTTCTATTACAATATCGGAGCTGATTTGGATGAGAAGTTCTTCCATTCAGCATGGTTCATTGAGGGCCTCCTCATGCAGACTCTCATCATTCACTTGATCAGAACTGACAAAATTCCTTTCATACAGGACATTGCTTCTTCGCCTGTCATGTGCTCCACGCTTGTCATATCTGCAATTGGAATTGCACTTCCATTCACACCTATTGGGAGAATCATGGAATTCACGCTTCTACCCTTCTCCTATTTCGGATTTTTGCTCATTCTTTTTCTTGGATACTTTGTACTTGGCCAGCTCGTTAAGAGACTTTACATATTGCTTTATAAGAGATGGCTTTGA
- the LOC107481824 gene encoding uncharacterized protein LOC107481824 isoform X2 translates to MGVHKVRKKRECAHGYTLWLTLRNTLPSSLSFTEAERRLKENGPNVPLEYSFPRWWHLLWNSLFHPFNMILIVLSAMSFIACDDANGCIMLILVFISVALRFCQEYSSSKAAMKLSELVRCPVKVQRCAGRVVQRELIVQVDHRDIVPGDIVIFEPGDLFPGDVRLLSSKHLVVSQASLTGESWTTEKTADIREDQSTPLLDLKNICFMGTSVVSGTGTGLVVSTGSNTYMSTMFSKVGKRKPPDDFEKGLKWIFYLLISVMLVLVTIMFLTDYLTSLNLSNSILFAISVASALNPQMLPLIVNTCLAKGALAMAKDKCIVKSLTAIREMGSMDILCIDKTGTLTMNRAIMVNHVDSKGMPQEQVLRFAFLNSYFKIEQKYPLDDAILAYVYTNGFKFQPSKWRKLDEIPFDFIRRRVSVILETNERQPQFSGRFMVTKGALLEVMRVCSYIANSDKKEGISIFSSDDYNRVLNLSEELSNEGLRVIAVAIKKLGEEASNGIKTSEEGDMIFLGLITFFDPPKASAKEALRRLAEKGVEAKVLTGDSLSLATRVCTEVGIRTSDVITGPELEQLDQESFHETVQRATVLARLTPTQKLRVVQSLQTVGKHVVGFLGDGVNDSLALDAANVSISVDSGVAIAKDMADIILLEKDLNVLVAGVEHGRLTFGNTMKYVKMSVIANLGGVISLLIAILFLKYEPLTSKQLLTQNLLYSVGQIAIPWDKMDGEYVKSPQKWSEKGLPMFILWNGPVCTLCDVAALLFLWFYYNIGADLDEKFFHSAWFIEGLLMQTLIIHLIRTDKIPFIQDIASSPVMCSTLVISAIGIALPFTPIGRIMEFTLLPFSYFGFLLILFLGYFVLGQLVKRLYILLYKRWL, encoded by the exons ATGGGGGTTCACAAAgtaaggaagaagagagagtgtgCTCATGGTTATACACTTTGGCTCACTCTCAGAAATACATTGCCTTCGA GTCTAAGTTTCACTGAAGCAGAGAGGAGGCTAAAGGAAAATGGGCCAAATGTTCCACTTGAGTATTCTTTTCCAAGGTGGTGGCATCTTTTGTGGAATTCTCTTTTCCATCCTTTTAACATGATCCTCATTGTTTTATCTGCAATGTCATTCATTGCTTGTGACGATGCAAATGGATGCATCATGCTTATACTGGTTTTCATTAGTGTTGCCCTTCGTTTCTGTCAG GAATACAGCAGCTCAAAAGCAGCCATGAAACTTTCTGAATTGGTAAGGTGCCCAGTAAAAGTGCAAAGATGCGCTGGTAGAGTTGTGCAGAGAGAGTTAATTGTTCAAGTTGATCACAGGGATATAGTTCCCGGCGACATTGTCATTTTTGAACCTGGTGATCTCTTTCCTGGTGATGTTAGGTTGTTATCTTCAAAGCATCTTGTTGTGAG CCAGGCCTCACTAACTGGGGAATCTTGGACAACTGAGAAAACTGCTGATATCAGAGAAGATCAAAGCACTCCTTTATTAGATTTAAAGAACATCTGCTTCATG GGCACGAGCGTGGTTTCAGGTACTGGAACAGGATTGGTTGTATCGACAGGATCCAATACTTATATGAGCACCATGTTTTCAAAAGTTGGGAAGAGGAAGCCACCAGATGACTTTGAAAAGGGTCTCAAGTGGATATTTTACTTGCTTATTTCAGTTATGCTAGTGCTAGTTACAATTATGTTCTTGACAGATTACCTTACATCACTTAATTTGAGCAACAGCATTCTTTTTGCAATCTCAGTTGCATCTGCCCTCAATCCTCAGATGCTTCCCCTCATTGTGAATACATGTCTAGCCAAAGGAGCACTTGCTATGGCTAAAGACAAGTGTATAGTTAAAAGTTTGACTGCGATTCGCGAGATGGGATCCAT GGATATTCTATGTATTGACAAGACAGGCACACTAACAATGAATCGTGCAATTATGGTTAATCATGTTGACAGCAAAGGGATGCCCCAAGAACAAGTTCTACGCTTTGCATTTCTCAATTCTTACTTCAAGATTGAGCAGAAGTATCCATTGGATGATGCAATTCTTGCATATGTATATACAAATGGATTTAAGTTTCAGCCATCCAAGTGGAGAAAGCTAGATGAGATTCCTTTTGACTTCATAAGAAGAAGAGTATCTGTAATCTTAGAAACAAATGAGAGACAGCCACAGTTCTCTGGCAGGTTCATGGTAACAAAAGGAGCATTGTTAGAAGTCATGAGAGTTTGTTCTTACATTGCAAATTCTGACAAAAAAGAAGGAATCTCGATCTTCTCTTCAGATGACTATAATAGAGTTTTAAATCTTTCAGAAGAACTAAGCAATGAGGGATTAAGGGTTATAGCAGTAGCTATAAAGAAACTTGGAGAGGAAGCAAGTAATGGAATAAAGACAAGTGAGGAGGGAGACATGATATTCCTTGGCCTAATAACATTTTTCGACCCACCAAAGGCATCGGCGAAAGAAGCACTGCGGCGTTTGGCAGAAAAAGGAGTTGAAGCAAAGGTTTTAACAGGTGATTCACTGTCATTGGCAACAAGAGTATGCACTGAAGTTGGCATAAGAACCAGTGATGTGATAACAGGGCCAGAGCTAGAGCAACTTGACCAAGAAAGTTTCCATGAGACGGTTCAACGCGCCACGGTGCTAGCACGCCTGACGCCAACTCAGAAACTGAGAGTGGTACAGTCCTTGCAGACAGTTGGAAAGCATGTGGTTGGATTCTTGGGAGATGGTGTGAATGACTCTCTTGCCCTTGATGCTGCGAATGTTAGCATTTCAGTGGACTCAGGTGTAGCCATAGCCAAAGACATGGCAGATATCATCTTACTTGAGAAGGATCTGAATGTGCTGGTTGCAGGAGTAGAGCACGGTAGACTCACCTTTGGCAACACAATGAAGTATGTGAAAATGTCAGTTATTGCAAACCTGGGAGGCGTGATTTCACTGCTCATAGCAATCTTGTTCCTCAAGTATGAGCCCTTAACCTCTAAACAGCTCCTCACACAGAACTTGCTCTACAGCGTGGGACAAATCGCCATCCCCTGGGACAAAATGGACGGAGAGTATGTGAAGAGTCCTCAGAAATGGTCAGAGAAAGGGTTGCCAATGTTCATATTGTGGAATGGGCCAGTTTGCACTCTCTGTGACGTGGCAGCACTCTTGTTCCTTTGGTTCTATTACAATATCGGAGCTGATTTGGATGAGAAGTTCTTCCATTCAGCATGGTTCATTGAGGGCCTCCTCATGCAGACTCTCATCATTCACTTGATCAGAACTGACAAAATTCCTTTCATACAGGACATTGCTTCTTCGCCTGTCATGTGCTCCACGCTTGTCATATCTGCAATTGGAATTGCACTTCCATTCACACCTATTGGGAGAATCATGGAATTCACGCTTCTACCCTTCTCCTATTTCGGATTTTTGCTCATTCTTTTTCTTGGATACTTTGTACTTGGCCAGCTCGTTAAGAGACTTTACATATTGCTTTATAAGAGATGGCTTTGA